The following are encoded together in the Geobacter sulfurreducens PCA genome:
- a CDS encoding DUF1450 domain-containing protein, producing the protein MMKIRFCEHNKGKNKVVKRLHEQFPKLDVRIKDCVGKCGPCHKTPFALVDGKTICGIDSEDLYGKIVKEMGK; encoded by the coding sequence ATGATGAAAATACGCTTCTGCGAGCACAACAAGGGGAAGAACAAAGTGGTCAAGCGACTGCATGAACAGTTCCCCAAGCTCGATGTGAGGATCAAGGACTGCGTCGGCAAGTGCGGTCCCTGCCACAAGACCCCTTTTGCCCTTGTGGACGGAAAAACGATCTGCGGCATTGACTCCGAAGACCTCTATGGCAAGATC